The nucleotide sequence TTTGGTCAGACATCATGTGCCACACACTTGTCAAATCTTAAATATTCACGGCATCTAACCATACTACCCTCTTTTTCCTTCAGAATTTCTACCAGCATTTTCCTACAAGCAGGAAAGCAAAAAATATAAATGTCCAACTTGAAATCCTACTCCTGTTAAACTGAACCAAAGAACATTAATCTAATGCATGACATCAACCTTCGGAATACTTGCTTCCTCCGGGTTGACCTTTAGCACCGGCAATGATTTCCTTTAAAATGGAGAGAGGAAATAGAAAATACATCAATAACAGATACAGATTTTATTCACAGGAAATAAACAAACATGTCTGCAGATACGATACCTTATCAGCTTAAGTGAAGTATTTGAAGTCCTCCTGAAAAAAAAGTTATAAGTTTAATCAAGAGTCTTTatctgtttagtttcataaGCATATGAGCCAAATTAGAATATTTCAAAGTCACAACAAACAAATTGCGGCACAATTTCTAATTTCTAGCTTCTTATAAAAAGGGAAAACAAAGGTGGCTCAGACCTGCCATCTGTAACAATAGATTCACGGTTTAGACCCATAGCTTTGGTCCTTTGATTCTCTGAAGGTTCCTTCAAGTCTTTAATAGCTACAGTTTatccataataaaaaaaatttcaaatggtACAATTGAATCTGGGAAACTATACCAGCATTTCTGAAGTATTAAAGCTTTCCCGCCCTTTTCCCTGATTGAAGTAACACAAAAATCAATTCTTACAATTGGAAGAACAACAATATATGAAATGATTGGCGTTGATACTCGCTAAGCTtgtcaagaaaaacaaaaccctGTCTTTGCGTTGTCAAACATACAACGGAACAGtggaaaacaaaaacatagtTGACCTTCAAAAAGCAAAACATGGACAGGAAGAAAacatttaagttttgcaacttTTGTCCAGTTTGGGGGTAGAACTATATATGAAAACTAACTTGAAGTACCCTGCTTAAAGGCTGTAAGTAATTATGAGATCTTTGAACCACTCATATGAGGGCTCTTTTGTTCATTTTCAGATTACAGAGAGATATCTACTGAAGTCAGTAGAACAACATACTGCGCAATCATGTAAATAAGAGAGTTACAGGGAAAATTCATGCTAGGATTTAACATTCTTACCAGGAAGGATATCCTTGATGATAAATTCACAGTCTTAACGCCTGTACCCACTGAAACCctacaaaaatacaaaagaatACAATACTACattaaagcaaaagcaaaagcaaaggatCTCGAACCTACTCACACCTTTGCTAACATCTACAGTTATATCAAAATATCAAAAGAATATTGAATTCACAAGCACGTATAGGTATCATAATATCAAAACGCATACCGCTGCAAAGATTTAATCCTCTCACCTTTACCGCTCCTGCATTTAAGATGGCCCAAATTTAGAACTTCTTAGCTCAAAATCCAAAAATGAAGGAACTATATGAGCAAATGAAAAGGTACCAACTTTCCTTTAGAGGCATCACCCCCAACAATCCTAGAAGAGTTGCTTTTGACATTGCTGACATCGGCCAATGCTCTTCTTCCAACATTTGCATTTGCTAAGATAAGGACAACAAAAACTTGAAAACGGAACAGATTCAATATGTGTAACTCAACTTTGCATAACAAGTACAGTCTGGTTGAACCGTACCTGCGGAACTACCAAGTATGCCTTTTTGCTTCTCCATACTTTTCAAACCAGCCTTGATAACAAAACAATTTATAGATAGCagtaaatatataattaaacaaaaactccTTATCACAAGAAACAACACTCCATCCCAATCCACCTCAAAACAAGCAGCGGAATAAGAAGGTCGTTAGTTACCTTTAAAGCAGCTGTATTCTCCACAGCCGATACTTTGTTAACTGTTGCATAACTCCTGAAATTAAAAGCAGCACACAGATATAATTCCCCCTTACAATCTAGGTAATTGCCAAAAACTTGCAGGAAGTGGGCAGATACGGATAATATCAATTACTTTTTGGCCTCTACTTAGCTACATCATTGTACAAGGCTCCCATTCTATTTGAATTGTTAGCATTGttacatacaaataaaaatcGGAAGATTTAAATTGTGGAACGAAGGCTTAGTTGATCTCAGTTCTACAACAACTTAGACATTGATTAAAACCACAACATTCAATAATGGAAAAGAAATTGCACAAATTTAAAACTACAATTACATGATCCCGGCATCAGCTTTGGCAGTGTCACTTTCTGTATAAACCTTAAAACTTGGGACACCAACTGTTTAAAATATCGAAAAAGAAGGTCAGAAGTAAATAAATCACCACCACAAGAACTTAAAACCAGCAGAAGAACCAATAATTGCGGTTCCACACCACGTGAGCATGTTGCGTTTTCTTCTCCCACCCGAATTTTGGctgaaaaattaagaaaaaccaAGCAGGGTTTCGCAGATGTCAGAACTGATTTCAACCAatagaaaaccaaagaaagaaatCAAAGAAAGTTATCCGGGAATCGAACACCTTTATGGATTTTTCCGACCTTAGCGGCCAACATTTTGCTTCTCTCTCCAAGTGTCATAGTGCTCTGCCGATGATCCAATTTCTAGAGAAACCGAGAGAATTTCAATCAGTTGAAGATAAAATTCACGAGAAAGCAACTTCCACAAAAGAAACCCATAATTGTACGAACagtaattcaaatttcaaaacgcAGCCCTAACTGAATTGATTTTTCGAATAAATTCGATTTTTCAAGAATTACATGGAAACGATAGTATGTCGATAGGTTTGTAGGAGGAAGCGTACCTTAAACGACGTCATTTTGGAGACATCTCTTGCTCTTCTCGGATTCTGATCTTCGGAGATGGAGAGGAATGACAACAGCCGACCGTTGCAGAGGTCTGAGTCGTCATGTTAAATCGGCGGcctttattttcgttttttgaaTAACCACGATTTTACGTTACTACCCCCTTTCCTCATTTTTTTGGTCAACGAtaccctcttctttcttcagcgtgtgtgtgtgtctatatatatatatatatatattataatgcGAATGATGAGTACAAACTAGAATTTTAAATTAATTCCAAGTTAATACATAATTGTTTGTGGGAACATTTATTGAAaggtagaattttttttattcaatacaTAAGTTGCAAGTCCCATAAACCAAATACAAAGGAAACCACAAATATACATAGTACTatcaaacataaaaaaacattctTTGGAAACGAGCCACTTTCAATGCAATTGCTAGTGCTACCTTGTCTTTGATGTTGTCGAAGAATTGAAAATATGCATACCTCCATGATGTCTTTAAGATCAATGTGCCGCAAACCCCCCAAAAGCCTACAATAAAGCCAAGTACCATGCTGACATAGAACCACAACTCATcatttccaccttcattcatgtCTTTTGTATCCGTAGATGGGAAAGTGTCATCTCCAAGGCACTTAGTTGAGAGAGGAACGCCGCATAGCGATGGATTTTCCATATAAATGGACAAATCATTAAGCGTTTGAAGCTGGTTTCCTGAAGGAATTCTTCCAGACAAGTTGTTGTAAGACAAGTTTAAGTGGGATAGAGAGGTTAAAGATGACAAGCTTTGAGGAATCTGTCCTGAAAGGTGGTTGTGAGAGAGATCAAGTGTTTCGAGCCAATGCAAGTTTCCGATTTTGGAAGGGATATTTCCAGTCAATTGATTCCTAGACAAGTTCAAGGTACCCAATAGAATGAGGCTACTTATTTCTTCAGGGATTTCACCTTGTAAAGTATTTGATGAAAGATCAATGCTCTTTACAAGATATAAAGTATTATTGTACACAAGTTCCATTCCTTTTAGTGTCAGTGTGGTTTGCTCCTTAAAATAAGTATTATCTGTTGTAGAATCATTGGCCAGCGAAGCCAATTTACCAAAACACTTGGGAATAGTACCTGAAATGTTGTTGTGACTAAGGTCAAGGATATGAAGTTGTCGAAGATTGCACACTTGCTGGAATATATGTCCACTAAAATAATTGGATCGTAATCGTATCATATACAACATGGATACATTTAATCCTCCTATCCATTGTGGTATTTTGCCAAATAATTTGTTGTCTCCAAGATCAATACTCGTCAACCAAGAACAATTTTGCAGGGAATTTGGAATTTCACCGTcaaaattgttgttgttgagcttTAATACTTCCAGTGAACTTAATACCCCCAATGATGTAGGAATATTACCCGAGAGATTGTTTTGACTAACATCTAGAAACCTCATCTTGCTCCCCACACTCCATGCAAGATGGAATTCTCCATGAAATTGATTGCTCCTTAGAGACAAGACTTCCAACTGCTTCATGTTAGAAACAAAGGGAGGAATGGTGCCATTCAAATGATTCTCAGAAAGAGATAATTCTCGCAATTGCTGCATGTTACAGATAGAGCGAGGAATATTGCCATTCAAATGATTCTTAGAAAGATACAAAGAATCCAAATTGGGCATCATCTGATCAATATTTGAGGGAATTGGCCCGGAAAATGAATTGCTttcaagagaaaagaaagagactTTAGTGGCCGACCAAAATGGGAGTGGGCCATCCAACTGATTATGACTCAAATCAATCAACTCCAAATTTGGAGATTTCAAATGGGATGGAAGGTTTCCATGGAATTGGTTGTCAGACAAGTCTAGTCTGTTGAGTTGGGAAGATATCTTCAATAGCCATTCCTCTGGTATGAAATCCGAGATTCCATTACCAGTAAGATCGATGTCCCTCAGTTCAGTTTGAGATTGAAGCCATACCCCAAATCCAAGACCTATCTGACAGTTTATGATATTAATTAAGTGGAGCTTGAATGGAGGAGCCCAATCATAAGCCACATGGAAAATGAGGGACGTGGATCCGTCTATGTCTCCTACGCTAAAATGTTGTAACCGGGTAAGATTTATGAAATGGGCTTCCGTTAGATTGCCCTCCCAAGGATTATAAGACATATCGAGGGAAACTAGCTGAGAGAGTTGTCCCAGACTTTGTGGAATGAAGCCGTTCATCATATTATGAGAGAGGTCCAATGTTTTCAAGGATGACAAGTTTCCAATGGAATCTGGAATGGAGCCGCTTATCATATTATATGAGAGGTCCAAAGTTTTCAAGGATGACAAGTTTCCAATGGAATCTGGAATTGAGCCCCCCAAAGCGTTTCCACAAAGGTTGAGATTCTGCAAACTTTTAAACATTCCTAAGGAGACCGGCAATTGGCTTCTCAGCTCACAAAGAGCCAAATCTAGTGACTCTAATGCAATATTTGAACAATTTGAGAAACTTCTCCAAAACTCTTCAACCCCCCCattaaatttgttttcaaaAAGACTTAAGACCTTTAGCTTGCACAAATTTCCAAGGACTTTAGGAATTTGGCCTTTTAAGAATGTTCTAGATAAATCAAGGTGTTCAAGAGATTTGAAGTTTGCAAATTCACTTGGGAAAGGACCACCGAAATCATTCAAGGATAGATCAAGTGTTATGAGGCTGGTAAGATTAGAAAGTGATGTCAAGTTAATGCTCTGCAGGGAGAGTGAAATGCTTACAATTTGGCAATCAGATAAGTGCAACTCTGCTAACGAAGGAAGCATATTAACAGCATACGCCCAATTGACTCCTGTGGTGCTAAGATTCACCATTCCAAGATTAAGGTATTTTAGAGAAGAGAGGCGAGACAGCCAATTCAAATTTCTGGAAGATGAGAGTTGATTCCTCCCAAAGAATGGATCCCCCCCAAGGTCAAGAAAATGGAGGCTTGACAGGTTACCAAGAGAAGGGGGAATCTCTCCTCCAAATGACGCAGAGGAGAGATTGAGATATTGTAAACTTTTAAGCTCCCCGAAGAACTTAGGAACTTGAATGTGATGAAAATCATTAAAGCTTAGGTCCAGGTAATTTAAATGTTTCAAGCTCAACAGAGAAGCATTTATCTTACCTCCCAATTGAGCCTTTTCATAAGCCGACAGGTCCGAGTATTCATCAGAGTTGGAATATAGCTCTCGATATCGATTCCGGAGGTCCATCTTCACGACATGACCGGTGAGGTTGTTGCATGAAATCCCTTCCCATCGACAGCAATCGTGACCCACCCAAGAGGAAAGCCTGCTAGAACGATCAACAAGATGTTGTTTAAAGATGAGAAGCGCCAGTCTTTCTTCGTCGATGCATGAATTTGTTTCCACACTGCTTGAAAGTTCACCATCGGCTAAACAGAAACAGAGTTTAGTAGTAGTCTGCATGTAGGAAGAcgccaaaagaaaaggaaggaaaTAGTGAGCAATACTGAGGTGATAGTGGTTGTCCATTATTACACACAATTTTCTTTGCTATGCTTTGGTGGTGATGATGTTTAGCTACTAAATTCCAGAATTTATAGGAATAGATTATCGATGTAGGTCGGGGAGTTGCAACGAAAgttggagaaaagaaaaaagggtaaCTGAAATGAATGGATTGTGTTCACAACCCCTTTTACAAGTTTGCAAGTCCATTGTCGACACAGTTGGTACCTGGTTGTGATGGGTTCAAGAAATCCATCATGCAGCGGAGACTTTGAATTATGGGTCTTCGGCGTCCATTATGGGTTGTAGAAATTCACAACCTATCATCTTATTTACTCTTCTTTTCTTGTGGTATTAAATTACGAAAACGGATTTagatatgttttatattttgttcgaACGAAAATGGATATAGATGTGTCGGGTTGAACTGTTGAAttagtggccaagtggccaaaagcatataataaaaaaatgatggacATAATGATGTGGGAACATCATTATGAGGAGACAAATGATTATGTTTCCTTTTGCTTTGGCTTTTTCAAAGGTAGAAAATTCAGCTTTTGTCCCCCACTTGTTGCCTTTTTGGAAATGAGAGAAACAGAAGCAGAGTTGTAAAAGGTGCAGAAAATAGAGAGCATTTTCTGAAGGTAGTTGTAGAGTGCACCAGAAAAACtgagaagaaaaaatagaagtgcAGCAGCCCCtctttgaagagaagaagaaagtgctcctctctttggttagtaatcatccaccaaggtagttgttgttgtaatagctttgagttTTGTATAGAGAACAAATTAATcactatatttctttctctatttgtttctttagtgtgtgagagctattggttgtattggggtttttgggttgtgagcttgccaacactttgtaaactcccatttggttgatagtggattattgggtgagctcctactgctccgatgacgtactccagttacactgactgttgaggaacctcgttaaaatcttggtgttcttttatattttattcttgcattccatttgatatatttcttgtgggttagcttgagttggttccaacgggtttggtgctatcctagcacaacaattggtatcagagcacaagttgctcttgggtactatctagttgccaaagatgtcaaacgggcaagatgagaatccttttggaagtagttcggggtttgcaagaactacggtgcaaaatgtaaagttcgaagtggaaaagtttgatggcacaaacaacttcgggatgtggcattgtgaggtcaaagatgtgttggctcaacaagatctacttgccgctcTAGGAGAGAAGTCGGAAGCTATGTCGAAAccggaatgggagaaattaaattacaaaaacgGATTTagatatgttttatattttgttcgaACAAAAATGGATATAGATGTGTCGGGTTGAACAAGTTTGCAAATCCATCGCCTACCCCACCCTTGTTGGTACTCTCGACTTGGATATGATTGTCGTGTTGTTATTTTCTACATAAAggaaatattatttacactccaaaaatcttcaTTGCCACACTAGTCGCTTTCTTACTTGTTTTTCACTAATGGGAAATACAGAGATTTTTCTATGCAAGTTTCCGAATTCTTATGAAGTTGTGTAGGACCAAATGAAAAAGCATGCATGATGGAGATTGCTAGCCGCAGAAGTCTGGGCACAGGAATTAGTCTTTGGTGGAAAATCCATATGCCGCGGGGACTTTGAATAGTGAGTCTTCTCCGGCGTCTGTTAGAGAGTAGAAAAATATCATAATTGACGACAACAAAATCCAGACAACAACAAAGACTGGATTATAGCAACGAGAGGTAAAGAGACATAATTCCGATGTTTGTTTCAATAACGCAGTGCAAGAACATTTGTATTGAGAAAtattttgaaatgtcatatgaactcttacacatttttcaatttgtcatacaaactaaaattttaagcaattttTCGTATCAACTTTCCGAAATTGTTAATTTGTAATCTCATGCTAATTCCATTAAGTTTTCCATCCAATATAAGTCGTGTACCTCATTTCAATTTGTCTTCTCATTCTAACTCCGTTCAATTTGTCATATAACTAATATTGTACACTATCATATTTCATTTAGTTGATTTTAGTTCTAAAATAACTTAGACATTGATTAAAACCATAACATTCGATAATCGAAACAAAATTGCACAAATTTAAAACTACAATTACCTGATCCCGGCATCAGCTTTGGCAGTGTCACTTTCTGTATAAACCTTAAAACATGAGACACCAACTGTTTAAAATATCGGTCAGAAGTTAATAAATCACCTCCACAAGAACTTAAAACCAGCAGAAGAACCAAGAATTGCGGTTCCACACCCGCTTCTCTCCTATGCCGAATTTTGGctgaaaaattaagaaaaaccaAGCAGGGTTTCGCAGATGTCAGAACTGATTTCAtctaaaagaaaaaccaaagaaagaaatCAAAGAAAGTTATCCGGGAATCGAACACCTTTATGGATTTTTCCGACCTTAGCAGCCAACATTTTGCTTCTCTCTCCAAGTGTCATAGTGCTCTGCCGATGATCCAATTTCTAGAAAACCCGAGAGAATTTCAATCAGTTGAAGATAAAATTCACGAGAAAGCAACTTCCACAAAAGAAACCCATAATTGTACGAACagtaattcaaatttcaaaatgcAGCCCTAACTGAATTGATTTTTCGAATAAATTCGATTTTTCAAGAATTACATGGAAACGATAGTTTGTCGATAGATTTGTAGGAGGAAGCATACCTTAAACGACGTCATTTTGGAGACATCTCTTGCTCTTCTCGGATTCTGATCTTCGGAGATGGAGAGGAATGACAACAGCCGACCGGTGCAGAGATCTGAGTCGTCATGTTAAATCGGCGGCCTTTATCTTCGTTTTTTGAATAACCACGATTTTACGTTACTACCCCCTTTCCTCATTTTTTTGGTCAACGATACCCTCTGCTTTCTTCGgcgtgtgtgtctatatatatatatatatataaaagtaaACTGTCATTTAACCTCCTGAACTATCACGTGAGTGTCAATTTCCCCCATGAACTATTTTTTCAGCCAATTGACCCCCTAAATTATGTTAAAGTGGCAAATTCACCCCCTACTGTTAAATATCTTTAACTCCATCTAATTTTCTGTTAGAAAATGTCATGTGCTGGGCACATGACCACCTTTTTACATTTTCTGTTTAAATctttacaaagaaaacatataaaacaaatattaaaaaaaaacatacaaaccctaaacttgttttatatgtttttttttaatatttgttttatatgttttctttgtaaagatttagacataaaatgtaaaaaggtgATCATGTGCCAAGCACATGACACTATCTAACAGAAAATTAGATGGAATTAAAGATATTTAACGGTAGGGGGTGAATTGGCCACTTTAACATAGTTTAGGGGGTCAATTGGCTGAAAAaatagttcaggggggaaattgacaCTCACGTGATAGTTTAGGGGGTTAAATGACAGTTtactcacatatatatatatatatatatatatatatattatcatgCGAATGATGAGTACAAACTAGAATTTTAAATTAATTCCAAGTTAATACATAATTGTTTGTGGGAACATTTATTGAAaagtagaatttttttttattcaatacaTAAGTTGCAAGTCCCATAAACCAAATACAAAGGAAACCACAAATATACATAGTACTATCAAACATTAGAAAACATTCTTTGGAAACAAGCCACCTTCAATGCAATTGCTAGTGCTACCTTGTATTTGATGTTGTCGAAGAATTGAAAATATGCGTACCTCCATGATGTCTTTAAGACCAACGTGCCGCAAACCCCCCAAAAGCCTGCAATAAAGCCAAGTACCACGCTGACATAGAACCACAACTCATcatttccaccttcattcatgtCTTTTGTATCCTTGGATGGGAAAGTGTCATCTCCA is from Malus sylvestris chromosome 5, drMalSylv7.2, whole genome shotgun sequence and encodes:
- the LOC126624599 gene encoding receptor-like protein 48, with amino-acid sequence MDNHYHLSIAHYFLPFLLASSYMQTTTKLCFCLADGELSSSVETNSCIDEERLALLIFKQHLVDRSSRLSSWVGHDCCRWEGISCNNLTGHVVKMDLRNRYRELYSNSDEYSDLSAYEKAQLGGTIPKCFGKLASLANDSTTDNTYFKEQTTLTLKGMELVYNNTLYLVKSIDLSSNTLQGEIPEEISSLILLGTLNLSRNQLTGNIPSKIGNLHWLETLDLSHNHLSGQIPQSLSSLTSLSHLNLSYNNLSGRIPSGNQLQTLNDLSIYMENPSLCGVPLSTKCLGDDTFPSTDTKDMNEGGNDELWFYVSMVLGFIVGFWGVCGTLILKTSWRYAYFQFFDNIKDKVALAIALKVARFQRMFFYV